The genomic interval CAGCCAGTCCAACAGTCTTGTTTGGCCTTAGGTGCACAACACAAAGCCAAAGAGTTGGCTAATGTTCATCACTGAAGGATCCCAAACATCCATTTCTCATTAACTTCAGACTTGCCTAGAAATATTTCAGGGGTCTTTAGCCAACATATTCAGTCTTTCTAAACTTGTTCTGCAGATTTCTAGAATGCTGTTATCTGTGGCTCAGTGAGCTCCACATTTCTTCTTGAAGAAAGCTGTGGTTTCCTAGTGGCAAAATCAACCCAAACCACCAAAATCCCCTTCCTTTGGTGATGAAATTCCCATGAATAGCTGCCAAGAACACCAGAGCAACTAGCTGCCCCTGTGCATACACATAGTATAGAATAATCAAGAGGATGCATGAGGTGTTTTGTCCTGGCTTCCCTGCCAGTTAAAGAAAGGCAAATTAATGTGCAATGGCAGCAAGACACTGCTAATAGGCTCTGACAACAAAGCAGATGTGTTTTGCTTGTTCCCTGGGATCCTTTGATGCCACAGAAGCACACCCCCAGTTTCAGAGTGAAATGGTATTTTTCTGTTGCCCCAcattctcctcctgcctcttgTGTTCAGCTGGCAGCACTGTGCAGTGTCAAGTGAGGTAAATCTCCCTCTTTGCTGTGTAGGTAATGCCTTCTCATGCAGGGATTGCACCTGATGAGTTTAAGGTATCAGCCTCTTCTGTTAACACTCTTCCTGTgtttgttcacttttttttcatttccttccttccttccttccttaggCATTATGGACAGGAGATGGTGAAGATGTTGCTCACTCATCAacaatttaaaatgcttctggAACAATCTCTTTCCCCCCGTGACCTGGAAGATATTCTGACAAGAATTAAGAAGAAAGTAAGTGCTTGGCAGGAGAAATGTCTCCTTTGTGCAAGTATTGCCACTGCTAATATGAGATCAAACATACCCAATCTGTCTTTAGCTCATTCCTATTCTGCTGAATCATTTTGTTCCTGGGAATGAGCTGTTGATCCTCAGCCTGTTCATCAGCAGGCCACAAGGGAACTGATATTATTAGGGAAAAAGTGgggttttgaatattttcaatattggtcacaaagagggaagggaaagaggagaaaatgggtTTACATTTAAGAGTAACCCCCACCATGCTCTCCCTACTCTGCCCCCTGTAAAGCAATTAAGTGAGAATTGTGCTTCTGAAGATAACAGTCTTTGCAAAGGACACTGGAAGTAGTAGTGCCaagaaaatttccaaatttaCAAAAGATGTCCAAGTCAATCCTAGTTACTACAATGACTGTCTGTCTTTTGGGAATGCTGCCCTGCTGTCAAGCCCTGTGGAGCTGGAAGAAGCTTGGTGAATTCAGCAGCATCCAGTGGAAAatcctttgtttgtttgatgggggggattttatttttttatcaacaTTACAGAAGGGAGCCTGCCtttgtgcaggcacagggagagtGAGTGTTGAACCAAATCAACTTCCAACACAATGGGCCAACCCCCAAAGAGTCCAGtttgttctgctgcttccttcacAAACACTCGTTGCCTGCCAGTTTGCATGATTCCCATTTATGCTCAAGACgaaggaatttgggattttagaCTGCTGCTCAGTCTGGTAGCACCCATAACCTGCCTTGGGCTGTTGAAAACAAAGAGTTGGCATCACTCAATCTCTGGTCTGTTTCCATCTGTAAGTTAGGAAATGTTTCCCTAAGCCTTGGTAGCAGTGATCCTGGTTCTAACTTGTGTTTTCAACAGGGAATTTCCTGGTTTATATTCTAAAGATGGATGGGGTTTCTCTATGTCTTTGTAGGGCATGGCAAACCAGAAGGCTGAAGGCCCATCTGTCAAGGAGCCAGTGAAGGAGAGGAACGATGGCTCAAAGAAGCCCCAGGCCACATTGTCTTCTAGCAAATGGTACTGAGCACTTTTGTCAGATGTGACAAAGCACATGACAAGCTTTACATGTCTCCTCCTCAGGAAAATCTTCCTGGAAGACATGACCAGTGCCACAGATTGTTTCCTTTCCCTACAAATGCTCTAGGATAAAAAATGTCTACTTCTGCATTGTGCTGAACACAACTTCTCTGGAGGGGTTTCCACAAAAATGGAGAGACAAAAAGACACCCGTTGGTTGCAGCTCAGACGATGCAGTGCAGTGGCAAGGGCAGTGCTGtggaggctgggagagggccAAGTTTCTGCTGCCTGACTTGGGACAAGTAAATTCAAccagggctttttttccatctgagtGGAGTCTTTTTCAGATGGGTGTTTTGATGAGAAATCTCAGTCTGGATGCAAGATGCCATTCCACAAAGATGCAGTTCTCATCCATGTGGTTTGGCCTAGCTGAATCATGGTTTTCTTACCCTCAAACAGTACCAAGTTTGAGTAGTAAGGAGCAAGGCAATTTCTGAACAACTTCAGTCAACAGGTGTCTGAATGTGGACTTTTTGTCTTGATATTCCTGTCCTTCATGTAACTTGCTTGATGGACAGCATGTTTGGTGtatttctccctgtgctgcaatcAGCATTTAAGACAGGAATTTGCTCCTTGCTGTCTCTTCATGCCACTGGCAGAGCTACTTGTACCTGTTCTCCTCTGATAGCAGAGGGGATTTGTttagctctgtcctgctcagcagTGGCAGGAAAGTGGCCACATGCCTCAGTAGCACAGCTAGCATCTTCCTGTGCTCATGGAAGAGACAGGTTGATCAGGAGAATTGTTCCCAGTGGGGTTGTTAAGCTGTGCATCTAGTCTCTAGGGAAGCAAATGAAATGTGAGTGTAGTTCTGGCATGTCAGGCTTCTGTTTTTATCTCTGTTACTGATTTTCTGAATCCTTCAAATATGGTCCTGTTTACCTGTTCAGATGCatctgagctgcttttccagattGTCATGCCTGGTTGTAGAGACACTTCTCCAGAGTGATGAGTTTCCTTATTGTAAGACACACACCTCCCATATGAGGAGGCATTTAAACTTGGAAGTAGTGTCTCTCTTTCTCCACAAAGCAATGTGacctgtgtgccctggcagccatcTGAAGATAGATCAGATGCATCTCATCCTTGGTTTTCCTGAGTGAGCAGTGCTGAGAATGTCACTTGCAGATTGTCTGCCATAATGATTGTCATGAGGTCCACGTTGTTCTTCAGAGCCTCATGATTTTCCAGCTTGAAATCACATAATTGGGAAAGCTGCTCAAGATGTTTTGCTCACAATTAACTGAAGGTATtgtctgtggctgcagctctcttcatagagaggagcaggcacaactttcccaggcattgtcctggggaaagctgtgagaagatcagagaaaagaatgagaaacaattcttatctgcACTTGCTGCACCTCttgttgtgaacatgtggaatgtgttatggagatttgtttaccaaagggtaaTTTCTTAATTGGCcactggtgatggtgttttggatTCAATTGACCAATCTGGTCTGTCTGTATCTGACTGTCTGTAAGGATGATGAGTTtcagtatagtatagtatagtatagtacagTATAGTATAGTACAGTACAATAAAGTGATTGATCAGCCTCAGCCTTCTGGAATCATGGAGCCAATGCTAATTATTTCCTCGACAGGGATGCCATGCTATGATAATTATCACCACCAGGTCctcatttggttttattttccagggtgAAATCTCTCTCTGATGGCCACCTCCTACACCGTGCAAAAGCCCAGGTCACGTCACCTCCAGCTGTGGAAgaaacagagctgctccagaagcTTTACCATCTCCTGGAAGCCAAGGGGTTTCAGACAAGGATGGAAGGAGTGGAACTCCTCCAAGACCTGTGCAGAACCAGCCCCCAGCTCATCTCCACTAACATTGTCCAAGTATGTAGGGTATCTTCACTGCTCCTTTCCTTTAGCTCCTTTCCTAAGCCTGTAGCAGCAAAGTTAATTCAGTGTGTCTTGGCACTCTGTCCTGGCTGTTTGGGACATGCTGGTCCCTCTTACCCAGACAAATGTAATTCATGTCCAGGCTTCAGGACAAGTTATTTCAGTCCAGCTGTATTTGTCTGGCAGGTGCCTATTGATGCTGTTCATCAGATGATGGCAGAATTTTCTGCTGGTGTAACTGCTGCTCTTTCCTACTCCCAGTTGGGTGAAGTGAAGGGAATCCAGCCCCTGAAAGCATGGCAATTGTTCTCTAGACCAAAAATGGGTTTGCATAGGGAAGAGAAGTATCAGGCTGGGTTGGTTTAGACCCAGTTGTTTTTTCAAAAACAACATTTCTATGAACTCCATCTTGTCttacacaggcacagctctggctaCTCATTTCCATCCTTGTTCCTATTCCTCTTGGTAAAGACAATGCTCACCCTTCTTGGcggtctttttttctctttggaaaaggaggaaaacagcgAAGGACTcatctctgccttctcctcccagtagctgctttttccctttttccaggaaaaggtGCCTGACAATGAGGCTGTCAAGGGACTGAACCTGCTCTAATGAGAGCTGTACAGGACATGACATTTCAGAAGTCCACTTGTTACTTAGAGAAATGGTCTGGATCCTGGAAGAGTTGATCAGagccctgctcttctccagacACAGGCTCTgagacaaacaaaagaaaacttctaTCTCCTCCAGCCATAGTTTTGGCAAAGTCATAACTGCCCTCAGTACTTGAGGCAACTGTATAGAAAACCGGGCATTGTAAACATCTGCTTCCATTCAAAGCAAAGGTAGTCTTTAGCATTAATAAATGGAATTGATTTAATGATTTAGAGATGGAGAGAAATGCCATAGGAACTATTCTGTCCCCAGCCAAACCTcctaaaaacagaagaaaatctttcaACCAGCATGAGGTTGGGCCACCATTCCAGTGAGTGGCCCAcaggaaaacagtgaaattGTGCAAGCGAGTGCTGGCCTGAGAGAAAGGATCACTTTCATCTTTGACATTGCTGACTGCTACAGCCACTCTTCAAACAAGGACATTTGAATCCAGCTTTCACGTTGCTTGTTCTCTTCACagatttttgattattttgtcCTGAGAATATCTGACAGCCACAAGAAAGTGAAGCAGAGGGCGCTGGACGTGCTGGCTGAAATCACAGGAGCCCTGAAAGATGCCCTGAACCCGGTGATCATTGGTTTGGTGGAAGGAATAACAAAGAACCTGAATTCAAAGGATGCCAGGGTTCGTGGGGCAGCTGTGAAAGCACTGGAAGAATCCATTGCTCATTTGGGTaaggctgagccctggcagggactcTCCTCAACTTcgtctctgtctctcctgcacAAGAGAGCGCTGAGTGCCTTGACAGCTGCTCTTGTCTGTGGAACACTCCAGCTGACACCcaccagaagctgtgcagctgcagtccTTATGCACCATCCCCAACAGGCTGGAATGTGATCAGCATTTCCCAACAGTCCCAGGAGcccttggctctgtgctgcttgtcTGAAGAGCAAGTCCTGGGCTACAGCTTTGCTGCAGTTCAGAGGCAAAGGGGGTTTGGAGTTTGCTTAGGCCCTGTCTGACTTCCCAAATGAACAGCTTTGCTGTTGGCATGAAGGGACACTGACCCATCAGagcttctgcagagcagccacctgCAAGGCTCTACATTAGAGGCATCAGCTGCctattttccacttttcttctttgtcttctaTTTTCAAAGGGGAACTTATCATTCACCAAGTTCATTTCTTTAGAACAAACAGGTATAAACCCAGCTGTCAATGATGCCTTGTTCCACATGTTGTTTTGCATGGGGCAAGATGGCCACAGCAATTAACTACATAGGCAAGGGCTGCTCTAAATTCCTCTGCCACACAGATTTATGTCATCTGCACAGAATGAGAATGCTGCACTGGGGAAATATGCCTGGAAAAAGGAGTGTTGAAGAGGCAGGTCTTCAAGGGGAGTTTGCACtttctcctccccagttgcTCTGTGAACTCAGGAACTGCCTGACTCAGTGCCTTTCTGTGACCCAAGTATGggcttcttcctttttgctCTGGGATGCAAAACCTTTTCACTGCTTCCATGTGACTGAACTCTTGAGGTCCCTGATGTGAAATGTTTTAACACGGCTCCTGCTACAGCAGACAAGTTTGCATTTACAAATGTGAAAggagagcttttcttttggaatttaAAACCCTGCCaaggaggctggaaggaatgaagaaaaggattcaaaacccagcagaaatGTACTTGATTTTATAAAATGGGGTTGGCCCTGCCCTTTGCCTCCCCACTGTCCTTTCTTCTATGACCTGAGAAAAGTGAGCAGAACCGTGTGTTTCCCTTGTAGATCAAGTGTCACTGCTGAAAGAGTTCAGCTACCAATGGAATCACCTGAGTGGCCAAGCTCTGCTGGATGTCACCGAGCGTATCACAGGTATGGCCTTCCCTTCTAAGCCaagagctctgcccagggagTATTGACAGGGAATGCCTGTGAacagacagcagagcagctcctccacatcaggaggtgctgagcttgtccctgctgcccaaTAGCCCAGGCAGGTGGATTTGGCAGGtttgccctggctgctgcagagctgggcagcatcTGAGATGGGGGCAGCGCTCGGCCTCGGGCTGAGCTCTCACTGGGGCATCTCAGAACCACCTCCAGCAAAGGGAGGGGCTACAAATAccccagctggctgctctctgggaaGCTCAGGGACATCTGTGATCTTTGAGGGGAAATGGTGGCAAATGCTCTTTCCGGGCATCAGTTTGTTTTGTCCTCACGGaattcttgcttttctcttggAAAGTTTTGAGGCTGAACCGTGCAGAGCCTGGGGGTCACAGCTTAGGTCAAAACTCAACAGAGGCATCAGAGGCACGGGTTTAGTGCAAGGCAGcctctggggcacagggacagaagcAGAGGGCTGaggctccctgcctgtgctgtccaAGTGGCCTTGGACTGAGCCTTTCAGGGTGTGCAAACAGTGTCTGCCTGTGCCAGCGCTGTCCAAAATGCTACAAATGCAGCTGATAATTGATTCCTCAGAGGAGCTTGCTATGTCAGCAATAGCCAAGGAATGGAAAAAGGATAATCTCAATATATAGAAGAGAAGATGATTGATAGCCTTGCTTTACCTGGGGCTAAATCCACTGCTAATGATGCCAGCATCTTTGAATGCAAGGTTTAATACACTTTGTGTCTTCATTAGGAATCTCAAAAGGGCATGTTCAGCAATTGGAAATGTCAAAGGCCCTTTAAAGAGCATTTGAATAAAGTAGATCTCCAGCAATAGGGAATTTAGTTTAGCAGTTCTTTTGAtctctttttcaaataaagcaATTAACCATAAATTAGGACTACTTTAGGAAAAGCAGATGTCCTCTCTGAGATTTAGTAGGAACAGACAGCTGTTCCTCACGTTCAGTAGTCACCAATGTCTTTAATTGCATTTAAACTCAAATGaattcccattttaaaatggGTACCATAACCCTTTCCTGCTTAGCAGAATTGGTTTTGGGTACTTGCAGGAGCTCTTTCAATGTTGATGACTGCTGGTGGATTAACAGCATTGAGAAAATAAAGTCTCTTCCACCGCAGAATATTAAATGGCTGCTAGATAACATTTTGTCTGATCAGGAAATAAGAATGGTCTCCAGAGCATTTCAGGTTTTGATCTCTCAGCCAAATCTGCCATGCAAGAAGCCTGTTGGTAGTaactttttgtctgtgtttgatACAGTTCAGTTCAGAAAACGGGCAGAGAGATTTCAGAGACAATATGAGAAAACACTCGTGTTTTGGCTACATTTCAGTCCCCTGtgtagcatttttctttctctatgcCCCTATTTCAGTGGACATTATAAGAAAAAATGCCATTAACATTGTGAGGGGAAGTGGCATTAAAATGTGGAGATGCCCAAATGCCACGGCAATGGGGTCTGGGTAATTCTCTAAGACACCCTGAGGTTTGAAACAGCTCTTTGTAGGAAGCCCCAAAAGCATTCTGCCAAAGACACCAGCTGGTCACTGATGTTTCTCATCCAGCTGTCAGGCAGCAGCCATCTCTGGTGGGCTGGAGTTCTGAGGTGTGTTCTAATCCTGCCCTTTGCCGTGTGCCACTGAGCAAAGGGAAGAGCCAGATTAGGCATTTGGCTCTTGACATCAAAGGTACAAAAATAGAATCTTCCCTTTTATTAGAAATCTCTCCATTTCCTCTCTATGGTGCATTTCCAAATCTGCAGTGTGGGTTTAGAAAATTTCTTAATGGAAATAGATGGCAGTTGGACATTTCATTCATTGTTCATGCAGAAAGAGATTGTGAAATAATTTAGTAAAGGTGCAAAGTCTGCCACAGGGACAAGGCTCTGGTTGGAGCAATTAGTCCTGAGGGGTTGGTGGTTCTGTTTCCAGGATGATCAGCTGCTTTGCCCGTTTCTGGATCAaggggctctgtgtgctgttTTGCTGATCTTGGCCAGAGAGGCTTGccagaagcaaaagcagaggtAGATCCTTGTTTGCATTGAGGTTGTGGCTAAGGAGCTGTGTCTCTGTCCCGGCAGTGCTTGTGCAGTGGGTCCATGCCAGGAGCCCTGCAGTCGTCCAGCGCGACGCCCTGCCCGTGCTCTGGTCCTTCCTGGAGAACAAGGCGCTGCCCGTGCGGAGCGCCAATGTCCGCACCGTGGCCACCAAGCTTGCCTCTGCCCTCTACAAGGTGATGGGCACCCAGCTGAAGAAATGTGCTGCCAGCAAGCCTGCACACGTGCAGGAAAACCTCTCCAAAATGCTGGGCTGGTGAGGGCGAGATGTTCTCCAGAAAGCTGAGGAAGCGCTGAGTTGGACACCTCTGGATTTGCCTTTTCAGCTGTGCCAAAAATGACCAAATCCAGAGGAAGGGTTTGCATCTGCCCCTGCTCTCTCCATTGCCCTTCCTAGTCATGGCATGgggggcctggagcagctccagatggAGGACAAGGTGAAGGGAACCATGGCTCAGCCTCACACAGAGGTGAGGGGGGAGCTGGGCCAGTCTCTGTTGGGAGGAAGGGTCTTGTGGCAGcgcagagaggctgtgcacattgccagggaacagctgtgccctgcatgtgcccctgcaaggagctgtgctgctgccagtgcccctggagctgtagggctgctgagctgtggggcaggcagaggagcaggagggtgcatgtgcagctgagccattcctggagagcacagggctctgggctccctgctgtcccagggcagcccagaggccaggctgtgcctgtgctagCTCTGGGCAAGTGGCTCAGGGTTTTGCCCTGGCCTGCCTCAAgtgtctgccagcaggagcatgtttccctgtgcagctgtttaGACATTTCTAGGAAATGTGTCCCATGAAatatggagctgcagctgctttagGTTTGCATGGTGGCCTCTGTTAAACTTTGTGTCTCCATTTTGCAGATCTGGCTGGTTACAGTCTTACCGAGAAGTTTTCTCTGTACACTTCCGATGTTCCCTCACCCACAAAGTCCTCGCCTCCCGTCCAGAAGAGCTCTCTTTCCTCCAAGCTCAGGAAGAAGCTGCCACCTGTATGAAGAGTGTTTGTAGAACAGGATTGATGCCTTAGGCTTCATAGTTACAGCTGTACATATGTTCTGATCTTTAGATGTAGTTTTGAATTAATGTGTTTTGATTCTGTCTTCAAAAATTGctgacatatttttaattgtatatattttcttttgatgatgaaaaaaagtaaataaataaataaataaaatttaaataaaccaaaagGAGTATGTGAGACCAGGACCTGCTAGCCGAGAGATTATGGGAGTGCAGTTCACTCaatgtgccagtgtctcaccacatCCTTTCCTCATTgggcctctcctcttcctctttggccatgttttctttgtgtcatttgtgctgctctttgttACTTGGCATTACAACAGGGTCCCCTGTTGACCTGTTTGGGGGACAATGGATCCAAAAGATCCTGTCTAGTCAAAGGTTTTCTACCTAGGTGTGTTCTGGGCTCACCAAAGGCCTGAGCAAAGAAACCAAGAGAAGTGTGCCCAAATGCCAAAGCTTTGCTCCTTTGCAATCTCCCACAGATCTGGCTCACAGGTGTCTTCAATCACAATTCCATAGGTAAGAAGAGGTCATGTCTTTCCCTGGGAAATGATGCATGGCTTTGGCAGAGTCACCTGTATGTATATTTACCCAGGACagcagtccagctgtgttgtttGCACCTTGTTTGCAGAAGGATGCGTGCACTGGGAGGCCAATAACAAGTGACAAGGGTTCCTCCAATCTGTACTGCAGCCTGGGTGCCATtcagcccagagcctggggatcATTTGTTCCCATGGACCAGTGCTTGCCAGTGTAATGAattcctgcacagctggaagAAGCAATTCTGgattcagctccagctcttggTGGGCTGCATGGTCATTGACAATGCTGCCCTTCCAGAAATTATTCTGCAGTTTCCTTTCATAATCATTTGAAGCTTTTAAacttcacatttcatttcaatttgCTTTGCCTTAGGGAAAAACACTTCTGGGCCCAGTGCAAACTGTAACCTTTTGACAGTAAAGTCCTCATGGTTGCCAGCTTCTGATGTCACACAATGtcacctggctgcaggtgtttgctgagctctgggtcTAGTCCTGGCCTAGTAAAGCCCAGGCAGGGTGGCATGTTGCAGGGAAAACGGGTCCATGAGCTTATGGGGTTGCCATCAGCAGCAGAGTGAATGTGCCCTTTGGGGATTTCTCTGGAGACAAAATTAGGGACCTACTCCATGCCACAATATTCTCTTAGATCATTCTGAAATATCCTAGAAAAGGCTGTGAAACTTCACATCTCCTTGCACACCCACTGTTTGAAGAGGGGCATTTTTGTTCCTCCTCAAAGCCATTGCTCTTGCACACCAGAAACATGAACATCCAccagcaggaatgatgcatggtcctgctgctgctgcggcttCAGAGCACTGGGCAGTGCAGACCTGGGTATTACCAATATGAGCGCTTAATTAGCATTTCATGCTCCTTCAAGCTGTCCAGATCTCAGGGCTTTTTGTCTCAAAGCAGCCACTGCACCATCTCTAGGGAAGAACAGGAAATGGGAACCAGCGACTGCCAGCCTTGCAGGGGTGTAGGGGAGAACCTGAAGTGTCTGCATCCAAAGATGAATGGGAAGAGTGTAATTGCCAAAGCAAACGCTTCATTAGCATAGCAGGACCAGTTCTTGACTGC from Molothrus aeneus isolate 106 unplaced genomic scaffold, BPBGC_Maene_1.0 scaffold_40, whole genome shotgun sequence carries:
- the LOC136570835 gene encoding TOG array regulator of axonemal microtubules protein 2-like, which translates into the protein MEQPSQGLGGCFQQGGQALSLLDSSNWELKEKGLFSIQHLAGSHSEVLLCRLCEVCLALTSEVTNLRSKVSYSAIVTLGELFVTLKKDMDSEVDEVARVLLQMVSNSPEFVQKAASQTLGIMVENVTPARAMTALMDMGVNRGHAPVRQCAAQLLLSLMQRIGVTKLAGTAWAERLAHVAGKLAQDCHKDTRHYGQEMVKMLLTHQQFKMLLEQSLSPRDLEDILTRIKKKGMANQKAEGPSVKEPVKERNDGSKKPQATLSSSKWVKSLSDGHLLHRAKAQVTSPPAVEETELLQKLYHLLEAKGFQTRMEGVELLQDLCRTSPQLISTNIVQIFDYFVLRISDSHKKVKQRALDVLAEITGALKDALNPVIIGLVEGITKNLNSKDARVRGAAVKALEESIAHLDQVSLLKEFSYQWNHLSGQALLDVTERITVLVQWVHARSPAVVQRDALPVLWSFLENKALPVRSANVRTVATKLASALYKVMGTQLKKCAASKPAHVQENLSKMLGW